A region of Myxococcus stipitatus DSM 14675 DNA encodes the following proteins:
- a CDS encoding serine/threonine-protein kinase encodes MRCPNCHRRLPLGAACPVHGTRALGSASPEALPLADVPGVRGAALLGSGGFSQVFTAYRDSDGREVALKLGRDAHHERFAREATALRRVGAPTVPELFEHGVARGRPFLVMEHLHGQTLATWMAALPGTGAASLPRVREMLRGLCSALERTHSVGVAHRDLKPENVFLREGGTLSLLDLGLARFLDGEGDGPTDDVPPGMTPAGQRLGTPLYMSPEQCLDARLASTSADIYSLGVLLFELLTGAPPFVGSSEQIRHAHVSLRPPRVSERAEVPPALDEVLRTCLAKSPQERYAHAADVLVAFDAACLGATPTGVVPQGEHSASLPPSMGSGPRQVALLGLNAPLTVDAVLAAIEPRGGILARVKPGGYVIAFAESLTAEANVRAAALTARRLVDNGAGAAVLHLAELHVHAGTSTLRLAGAALDASSDWWPTEWVPGETRVTDDAAARLSPSDTEAVAHDANTSVESSASSGRLRLLDSGASSSVSEPPPLMGREALLDQLEHDATRCLAQGVSGFAVLTGDVGLGKSRVLEALATRLEATGRAQVFRLRAAAPDVGAPEALLEALRASIAEGASPLPEIPRTRSVPLADARHAAARWLAEALRIRARETPRVLLLDDAHLADPTSLDALEVATLAGASSPLWVCVVARPALLGLRPHLGERSAHPSRHVLPPLSPEASRTVLLHLLRPAEHIPEPVLARLEQLAQGVPLSLVELGVALRTAGALRAAPGGGWYIAPDALLDVSVTPLFQRLATRLLAGLPEAHGVLARLCAVLGTELDVSRVDAALRHLSPREELVGVVTSLDAGAGLQRLARAGLLRPMGLGRFSFRHPLLREALEALLPPAARRALHAAARMATPGDAPGERRRRAHHAAACGAHEEAANAFLTLAEESRRAHLSVEAEQHYTRALALLAEEDLERRSLALAGRGRVRHRLQRFEEGLGDLASARALAESRGDKSLIVDLLLEEATARDWMEDTVGSTACAREALERIEQLDDPRLSLRCSLARGRLHVRQGEWGAAARVLDSVVEGAERAREHETLVVSLAMLGSALTFLQRTEEAATRFDEALVRCEAAGDALHLAAALINRVLLWLGQGDVVRMEADLRRAMALGRELGHAQVERWSTFNLAEVLYMQGRLEEALPLARRAHELGVRFFLEHPVPVDALLLARIGAALGDMDEASRQLRWIESHCPPDSLPPTAVMRRLVELQVRESKAGTQAREGEAWRALEEDSRELASPDEKAELLLQAARSAFAAGAQAEGLAWLVEAESAVSAAPLWRPRLDALRHGAPRT; translated from the coding sequence ATGCGTTGTCCGAACTGTCACCGCCGCCTTCCCCTGGGCGCGGCCTGTCCCGTCCACGGGACGCGAGCACTTGGTTCCGCCTCCCCCGAGGCGCTGCCACTCGCGGACGTTCCTGGAGTGCGCGGCGCCGCGCTCCTGGGCAGTGGAGGTTTCTCTCAAGTCTTCACCGCGTATCGCGACTCGGATGGTCGCGAGGTCGCCCTCAAGCTGGGACGCGATGCGCACCACGAGCGCTTCGCCCGCGAGGCCACCGCGCTGCGCCGTGTCGGAGCTCCCACCGTGCCGGAGTTGTTCGAGCACGGCGTCGCTCGAGGCCGGCCCTTCCTGGTGATGGAGCACCTGCACGGACAAACACTCGCGACCTGGATGGCCGCGCTGCCGGGGACGGGTGCAGCGTCGTTGCCGCGTGTGCGCGAGATGCTCCGAGGCTTGTGCTCCGCGCTGGAGCGCACGCATTCGGTGGGAGTCGCCCACCGCGACCTCAAGCCGGAGAATGTCTTCCTGCGCGAGGGCGGCACGCTCAGCCTCCTCGACCTGGGGCTCGCGCGATTCCTGGACGGCGAGGGTGATGGGCCGACGGACGACGTCCCTCCCGGCATGACGCCCGCGGGGCAGCGGCTGGGGACGCCGCTCTACATGTCTCCGGAGCAGTGTCTCGACGCGCGCCTCGCGAGCACGTCCGCCGACATCTACTCGCTGGGTGTCCTGCTCTTCGAACTGCTCACGGGCGCGCCGCCGTTCGTCGGTAGTTCGGAGCAGATCCGCCACGCGCACGTCAGCCTGAGACCGCCGCGTGTCTCCGAGCGCGCGGAGGTTCCTCCCGCGCTGGATGAGGTCCTGAGGACCTGCCTCGCGAAGTCGCCTCAGGAGCGCTATGCCCACGCGGCCGACGTGCTCGTCGCGTTCGATGCGGCCTGTCTCGGTGCGACGCCGACCGGTGTCGTCCCGCAGGGTGAGCACTCCGCATCGCTTCCGCCTTCGATGGGCTCGGGGCCACGACAGGTGGCGCTGCTCGGGCTGAATGCACCGCTGACGGTGGACGCGGTGCTGGCCGCCATCGAGCCACGCGGAGGCATCCTCGCGCGCGTGAAGCCGGGCGGCTATGTCATCGCGTTCGCCGAGTCGCTCACCGCCGAGGCGAACGTGCGCGCCGCCGCGCTCACCGCCCGCAGGCTGGTCGACAACGGTGCGGGCGCGGCGGTGCTCCACCTCGCGGAGCTGCATGTCCATGCGGGGACGTCCACGCTGCGCCTGGCGGGGGCGGCCCTGGATGCGTCGTCGGACTGGTGGCCCACCGAGTGGGTTCCAGGTGAGACGCGCGTCACCGACGACGCCGCCGCGAGACTGAGCCCCAGCGACACCGAGGCCGTGGCGCACGATGCGAACACGTCCGTCGAGTCCTCCGCTTCTTCCGGACGCCTGCGACTGCTCGACAGTGGTGCCTCCAGCTCCGTGTCGGAGCCTCCTCCGCTCATGGGGCGCGAGGCCTTGCTGGACCAGCTGGAGCACGATGCCACGCGCTGTCTCGCGCAGGGTGTGTCCGGGTTCGCTGTCCTCACGGGCGATGTGGGGCTGGGGAAGTCTCGGGTCCTCGAAGCACTGGCCACGCGGCTGGAAGCGACGGGGCGCGCGCAGGTCTTCCGTCTGCGTGCGGCGGCTCCAGACGTGGGGGCTCCCGAGGCCTTGCTGGAGGCGCTGCGGGCCTCCATCGCGGAAGGGGCATCACCACTTCCCGAGATACCGCGCACTCGCTCCGTGCCTCTCGCGGACGCGCGACATGCCGCGGCCCGCTGGCTCGCGGAGGCCCTGCGAATCCGGGCGCGTGAGACGCCTCGGGTCTTGTTGCTGGATGACGCGCACCTTGCCGACCCGACGAGCCTCGACGCGCTGGAGGTGGCCACGCTCGCGGGGGCGTCGTCTCCGTTGTGGGTCTGCGTGGTGGCTCGGCCCGCGTTGCTGGGACTTCGGCCTCATCTGGGGGAGCGCAGCGCGCATCCGTCCCGGCATGTCCTTCCGCCGCTGTCTCCCGAGGCGAGCCGCACGGTGCTCCTGCACCTGCTGCGTCCCGCGGAGCACATCCCCGAGCCCGTGCTCGCGCGTCTGGAGCAACTCGCCCAAGGCGTGCCCTTGTCCCTGGTCGAGCTTGGGGTGGCGCTGAGGACCGCTGGCGCACTGCGCGCCGCACCCGGTGGGGGCTGGTACATCGCACCCGACGCGCTGCTGGACGTGTCGGTGACACCGCTCTTCCAGCGGCTCGCGACCCGTCTGCTCGCGGGACTGCCCGAGGCTCACGGGGTCCTCGCGCGCTTGTGCGCGGTGCTGGGCACGGAGCTGGACGTCTCGCGCGTCGACGCGGCGCTGCGTCACCTGTCTCCCCGTGAAGAGCTCGTGGGAGTGGTCACCTCGCTCGACGCGGGGGCGGGGCTGCAACGCCTGGCTCGCGCGGGGCTGCTGCGCCCCATGGGCCTGGGCCGCTTCTCGTTCCGCCATCCGCTGCTGCGAGAGGCGCTCGAGGCGCTGCTTCCTCCCGCCGCCCGCCGAGCCCTGCATGCCGCCGCGCGGATGGCCACTCCCGGAGATGCGCCCGGAGAGCGTCGACGTCGCGCGCACCATGCCGCGGCCTGCGGTGCCCATGAGGAGGCCGCCAATGCCTTCCTCACCCTGGCCGAGGAGTCTCGCCGCGCTCACTTGTCCGTGGAAGCGGAGCAGCACTATACGCGCGCGCTCGCGCTGCTCGCGGAAGAGGACCTGGAGCGGCGCTCGCTCGCGTTGGCGGGGCGGGGCAGGGTGCGCCATCGCCTCCAGCGGTTCGAAGAGGGACTCGGTGACCTGGCCTCCGCGCGTGCTCTCGCCGAGAGCCGGGGTGACAAGTCGTTGATCGTCGACCTGTTGCTGGAAGAGGCCACCGCGCGCGACTGGATGGAGGACACGGTCGGCTCCACGGCTTGTGCACGCGAGGCGCTGGAGCGAATCGAACAGCTCGACGACCCTCGCTTGTCCCTGCGGTGCTCCCTGGCTCGAGGCCGCTTGCACGTGCGCCAGGGCGAGTGGGGCGCCGCGGCGCGGGTCCTCGACTCCGTCGTCGAAGGCGCGGAGCGCGCGCGGGAGCACGAGACGCTCGTGGTGTCACTGGCGATGCTGGGCTCGGCGCTCACGTTCCTTCAGCGCACGGAGGAGGCGGCCACGCGCTTCGACGAGGCACTGGTCCGCTGCGAGGCCGCGGGGGATGCGCTGCACCTGGCCGCGGCCCTCATCAACCGCGTGCTGCTGTGGCTGGGGCAGGGCGACGTGGTGCGCATGGAAGCGGACCTGCGCCGCGCGATGGCGCTGGGCCGAGAGCTGGGACACGCCCAGGTGGAGCGCTGGTCCACCTTCAACCTGGCGGAGGTGCTCTACATGCAAGGGCGTCTCGAGGAGGCCCTCCCCCTGGCCCGGCGCGCTCATGAGCTGGGCGTGCGCTTCTTCCTCGAACATCCCGTGCCCGTGGACGCGCTCCTGCTCGCACGCATCGGCGCCGCCTTGGGCGACATGGACGAGGCCTCACGCCAGCTGCGGTGGATTGAGTCCCACTGTCCTCCCGATTCCCTGCCGCCCACCGCCGTCATGCGGCGCCTGGTGGAGCTCCAGGTGCGCGAGTCCAAGGCCGGAACCCAAGCGCGTGAAGGTGAGGCCTGGCGGGCCCTGGAGGAGGACTCTCGAGAGCTGGCCTCTCCCGATGAGAAGGCGGAGCTGCTCCTGCAAGCGGCTCGCTCCGCCTTCGCGGCCGGTGCTCAGGCGGAGGGCCTCGCGTGGCTCGTCGAGGCTGAGAGCGCCGTGTCGGCCGCGCCCTTGTGGCGGCCTCGGCTGGACGCGCTGCGGCACGGCGCTCCACGCACGTAG
- a CDS encoding phasin family protein: protein MDNKPEAPREKNPVTETFERIWSQALLAVNTAEEEASRAVQKVAAVAGWSQDEVKRQAQAFSDRLAGHRKDLEHNVEDRVRAALLLMKLPRREELQAFGSRLDRLAERIQDLEHRK from the coding sequence TTGGACAACAAGCCTGAGGCCCCCCGAGAGAAGAACCCTGTCACAGAAACTTTCGAGCGCATCTGGAGTCAGGCGCTCCTGGCTGTGAACACGGCGGAAGAAGAAGCCTCCCGCGCGGTGCAGAAGGTGGCGGCGGTCGCGGGCTGGAGCCAGGACGAGGTGAAGCGCCAGGCGCAAGCGTTCTCGGACCGGCTGGCCGGGCACCGCAAGGACCTGGAGCACAACGTGGAGGACCGTGTCCGGGCCGCCCTGTTGCTGATGAAGCTGCCCCGACGTGAGGAACTCCAAGCCTTTGGGAGCCGGTTGGACCGCCTGGCCGAACGCATCCAGGACCTGGAGCACCGCAAGTGA
- the recO gene encoding DNA repair protein RecO, translating to MERYDDDALVLSTVDYGESDRLVTLLTREHGKLTAFAAGARKSKRRFAGALEPFMRLRVHLVETRGSTVRLDSTDIVAGYYAARQDLSLIARALYAVELCRELTRDHEPQSELFVLLEGYLTRLDAKEAGPTSLLAFELSALAHAGLMPRFDACALCGSPPGERPRFDQAHGGAVCEPCSLRAREAVPVPVALLSGLRALQEGARTPLPADLRARARSLLNVFIAHHLGRRLKSVDFMAQVGLD from the coding sequence ATGGAGCGCTACGACGACGATGCGCTCGTGCTGTCCACCGTGGACTACGGCGAGTCGGACCGGCTCGTCACGCTGCTGACGCGCGAGCATGGGAAGCTGACGGCCTTCGCCGCGGGGGCTCGCAAGAGCAAGCGTCGCTTCGCGGGCGCGCTGGAGCCGTTCATGCGGCTTCGCGTGCACCTCGTCGAGACGCGGGGCTCCACCGTGCGGCTGGACTCCACGGACATCGTCGCGGGCTACTACGCCGCGCGGCAGGACCTGTCGCTCATCGCCCGGGCCTTGTACGCCGTGGAGCTCTGCCGCGAGCTGACGCGAGACCATGAGCCGCAGTCGGAGCTCTTCGTCCTGCTCGAGGGCTACCTGACCCGACTGGACGCGAAGGAGGCGGGGCCCACGTCGCTGCTGGCCTTCGAGCTGTCGGCCCTGGCCCACGCGGGCTTGATGCCGCGCTTCGATGCGTGCGCGCTGTGTGGTTCGCCGCCAGGAGAGCGCCCCCGGTTCGACCAGGCCCATGGTGGCGCGGTGTGTGAGCCGTGCAGCCTGCGTGCGCGAGAGGCGGTGCCGGTTCCCGTGGCACTCCTGTCCGGGCTGCGCGCCCTCCAGGAAGGGGCGCGTACGCCGCTCCCCGCCGACCTGCGCGCGCGGGCACGGAGCCTGCTCAACGTCTTCATCGCCCACCACCTGGGCCGCCGCCTCAAGAGCGTGGACTTCATGGCCCAGGTGGGCCTGGACTGA
- a CDS encoding helix-turn-helix domain-containing protein has translation MDHVDFGKYLSQQRELRGLSLEDVARETKIPPTLIAALEAGQVERLPSRIFVVNYIKAYAQVIGLAPEEAVLRYEEVDRSVPAPSPAQLETERRKRAYVGLSVLLVALALGVYLFLVLSGKLPSPLAR, from the coding sequence GTGGACCACGTCGACTTCGGCAAGTACCTCAGCCAGCAGCGGGAGCTGCGCGGCCTGTCTCTCGAGGATGTCGCTCGGGAGACCAAGATTCCGCCGACGCTCATCGCCGCGCTGGAGGCGGGGCAGGTGGAGCGGTTGCCCTCGCGCATCTTCGTGGTGAACTACATCAAGGCCTATGCCCAGGTCATCGGCCTGGCCCCCGAGGAGGCCGTCCTCCGCTACGAGGAGGTGGACCGCTCGGTGCCCGCCCCGTCGCCCGCGCAGCTCGAGACGGAGCGGCGCAAGCGGGCCTATGTCGGGCTGTCCGTCCTCCTGGTGGCCTTGGCGTTGGGCGTGTACTTGTTCCTCGTGCTGAGCGGGAAGCTTCCCTCTCCGCTCGCGCGTTGA
- a CDS encoding OPT family oligopeptide transporter, translated as MALSSPHASPEEAASPPAPTPASLTLLSIPGDSAEATDSYWLTHVYQADRLPQFTLRSVLLGAGIGVVTCATNLYVGLKTGLAFGVAITAALLAHASHGLLRRLSPGLAGSPLSTLETCNAQAVASAAGYATGGALVSVQGAWLIVTGQHPSGPTLLAWTFFLSALGVLFAVPFKRRLVDHEQLPFASGTAAATTIRALHSTGSEARPRLRMLGWGGLVSGLITLVRDGLARLPTSIPFPGTWGGFPLERLGFALESSLLPVGAGVLLGPRTTTSLMLGALLVHGLVAPHILGSGLVSAESGSFLEWSLWPGAAALATASLLQFVLDGHILRRALSGLFSRAKVPPHPVDALQVPRGWLLVGLLVLVPATLAVAHVSFGVPLAHAVLAIALSFVLCLISCRVTGETDATPVGALSQVTQLTYGVLLPHQVHANLATAGITVNAASSSADLLTDLKTGHLLGAHPRRLFLAQLLGSAVGALAVVPLFFLLVPDREALGGERFPAPAAFITASVARVLSSGLDTLAPATRAAIGWAALCAAILVLTERVVPARARRWVPSPLGMGLACLLPPSYALGLFLGGCLSGVAGYVKSTTLEGRLVTLAAGAIAGEGLVGVAIVLSQALW; from the coding sequence ATGGCCTTGTCCTCTCCGCATGCCTCGCCCGAGGAGGCCGCGTCCCCCCCGGCGCCGACTCCGGCCTCGCTGACGCTGCTGAGCATCCCCGGCGACTCCGCCGAGGCCACGGACTCCTACTGGCTCACGCACGTCTATCAAGCCGACCGCCTGCCTCAGTTCACCCTCCGCTCCGTGCTGCTGGGCGCTGGCATCGGCGTCGTCACCTGCGCGACCAACCTCTACGTGGGACTGAAGACGGGGCTCGCGTTTGGTGTCGCCATCACCGCCGCGCTGCTCGCTCATGCGTCGCATGGACTCTTGCGGCGTCTGTCGCCCGGGCTCGCGGGCTCACCCTTGTCCACGCTGGAGACCTGCAACGCGCAGGCGGTGGCTTCGGCGGCCGGCTATGCCACGGGAGGCGCGCTCGTCTCCGTGCAAGGCGCCTGGCTCATCGTCACCGGGCAACATCCCTCGGGCCCGACGTTGCTCGCGTGGACGTTCTTCCTGTCCGCGCTGGGCGTCCTCTTCGCCGTGCCGTTCAAGCGACGGCTCGTGGACCACGAGCAGCTCCCGTTCGCCTCGGGCACCGCCGCGGCGACCACCATTCGCGCACTGCACTCGACGGGCTCGGAGGCCCGTCCGCGTCTGCGCATGCTGGGGTGGGGCGGGCTGGTATCGGGACTCATCACCCTGGTTCGTGATGGGCTCGCCCGACTCCCCACGTCGATTCCATTCCCAGGCACCTGGGGCGGATTTCCCCTGGAGCGATTGGGATTCGCGCTGGAGTCGAGCCTCCTCCCCGTGGGCGCGGGCGTCTTGCTGGGGCCTCGCACCACGACGTCGCTGATGCTCGGGGCGCTGCTCGTTCATGGGCTCGTGGCTCCGCACATCCTCGGCTCCGGGCTGGTCTCCGCGGAGTCGGGTTCCTTCCTCGAGTGGAGCTTGTGGCCAGGGGCCGCGGCGCTCGCCACGGCGTCGCTGCTCCAGTTCGTGCTCGATGGCCACATCCTTCGTCGCGCGTTGAGCGGCTTGTTCTCACGCGCGAAAGTCCCACCGCATCCCGTCGATGCGCTTCAGGTGCCACGTGGGTGGCTCCTCGTGGGTCTGCTGGTCCTCGTGCCCGCGACCCTCGCGGTCGCACACGTGAGCTTCGGTGTCCCGCTCGCGCATGCCGTGCTCGCCATCGCGTTGTCCTTCGTGTTGTGTCTCATCTCCTGCCGCGTCACGGGCGAGACGGATGCGACGCCCGTGGGCGCGCTCAGCCAGGTGACGCAGCTCACGTATGGCGTGCTGTTGCCGCATCAGGTCCACGCGAACCTCGCCACCGCGGGCATCACCGTCAACGCGGCCTCATCGTCCGCGGACCTCCTCACCGACCTGAAGACCGGCCATCTCCTCGGCGCGCATCCGCGCCGCTTGTTCCTGGCGCAGCTGCTGGGCTCGGCGGTGGGGGCTCTCGCGGTGGTGCCGCTGTTCTTCCTGCTCGTGCCGGACCGCGAAGCCCTGGGCGGTGAGCGCTTTCCCGCACCGGCCGCCTTCATCACCGCGAGCGTGGCGCGAGTGCTGTCCTCGGGCCTGGACACCCTGGCGCCGGCGACTCGCGCCGCCATCGGGTGGGCCGCACTGTGCGCGGCCATCCTCGTACTCACCGAGCGAGTCGTTCCCGCTCGTGCGCGCCGCTGGGTTCCCTCGCCCCTGGGGATGGGGCTGGCGTGTCTGCTGCCACCTTCTTACGCACTGGGACTCTTCCTCGGGGGCTGTCTGTCCGGCGTGGCGGGATACGTGAAATCCACGACGCTGGAAGGCCGTTTGGTGACGCTCGCGGCGGGCGCCATTGCTGGCGAGGGATTGGTGGGCGTCGCCATCGTGCTGTCACAGGCGCTCTGGTAG
- a CDS encoding carbohydrate kinase family protein, whose translation MSDGLPSPLDVVCFGETLVDFLPSEQGLRVRDVPAWQPCPGGSPANVSVGLARLGMRSAMLGVVGADEFGHFLRERLAKEGVDVSHLRQTADARTGLVFISLDARGERSFTFFRTRSAEFLLSNADVDPGFLHRAKAVHCGSNSLQRDEAQAATVAMLGLAREADRIVSCDPNLRLHAWEDPTQLEGLLARMLPLCTVVKLSEEEIGFVTGTESPEEALTKLSAMGVRLPVVTLGARGALFLWRGERIHVPAPQVRVVDTTGAGDGFVAGLLHGLVSWYGGARALESATREELVALTTFACHVGSRVVEKPGAVEGLPRADELRAVWPDRAAR comes from the coding sequence GTGAGCGACGGACTGCCGTCACCGCTGGACGTGGTGTGTTTCGGTGAGACGTTGGTGGACTTCCTCCCCTCGGAGCAGGGCCTGCGTGTGCGAGACGTCCCCGCGTGGCAGCCATGCCCTGGGGGTTCGCCGGCCAACGTCTCGGTGGGGCTGGCCCGATTGGGGATGCGGTCCGCGATGCTGGGCGTGGTGGGCGCGGACGAGTTCGGCCACTTCCTCCGCGAGCGGCTCGCGAAGGAGGGCGTGGATGTGAGCCACCTGCGCCAGACGGCGGACGCGCGCACGGGGCTGGTGTTCATCTCCCTGGACGCGCGTGGGGAGCGCAGCTTCACGTTCTTCCGCACCCGCTCGGCGGAGTTCCTCCTCTCCAACGCCGATGTGGACCCAGGCTTCCTGCACCGCGCGAAGGCGGTGCATTGCGGCTCCAACTCCCTCCAGCGCGACGAGGCTCAAGCGGCCACGGTGGCGATGCTGGGCCTCGCGCGCGAAGCGGACCGCATCGTGAGCTGCGACCCCAACCTGCGGCTCCATGCCTGGGAAGACCCGACGCAGCTCGAGGGGTTGCTCGCGCGGATGTTGCCGCTGTGCACCGTCGTGAAGCTGTCCGAGGAGGAGATTGGCTTCGTGACAGGAACCGAGTCCCCCGAAGAGGCGCTGACGAAGCTGTCCGCCATGGGGGTGCGCCTGCCCGTGGTGACCTTGGGGGCGCGAGGGGCGCTGTTCCTCTGGCGCGGCGAGAGGATTCATGTCCCGGCGCCTCAGGTGCGCGTGGTGGACACCACGGGGGCAGGTGATGGCTTTGTCGCGGGCCTCCTGCATGGACTCGTGAGCTGGTACGGCGGCGCGCGAGCGCTCGAGAGCGCGACGCGGGAGGAGCTCGTGGCGTTGACGACCTTCGCGTGCCACGTGGGCTCTCGTGTCGTGGAGAAGCCCGGCGCCGTGGAGGGCTTGCCTCGCGCCGACGAGCTGCGCGCGGTGTGGCCCGACCGGGCGGCTCGCTGA
- a CDS encoding lytic transglycosylase domain-containing protein → MTNPAPSGGRSFGTRFFDSLHALSSGCSRLPLLAGMALVVSARLVPLLEERPVQPVVPERVVAESAFPEASLIDAVLSRRAPDLGLTLRRQLGQAIAEEAQTAGYDPLLVLALIDVESDFAEEAVSEKGAKGLMQIKPSTLHFLAEKAGLRLSREEVTADTALCVRLGIRYLRSLQDRFGGDLELALMAYNAGPTRIRNAIKQGELERFRRYPRAVRRDFRRFREGHGLGGDWALAQREAPGADVEPTP, encoded by the coding sequence GTGACGAACCCCGCCCCCTCGGGCGGGAGGTCTTTCGGCACGCGGTTCTTCGATTCTCTCCACGCCCTCAGCTCTGGCTGCTCCCGACTCCCCCTGCTGGCGGGAATGGCGCTCGTCGTCTCCGCGCGGCTCGTTCCGCTGCTGGAGGAGCGCCCCGTCCAGCCGGTGGTCCCCGAGCGTGTGGTCGCGGAGAGCGCATTTCCCGAGGCGTCGCTGATTGACGCCGTCCTCTCCCGGCGAGCCCCGGACCTGGGCCTCACGCTGCGGCGGCAGTTGGGACAGGCCATCGCGGAGGAGGCTCAGACGGCGGGGTATGATCCGCTGCTCGTCCTGGCCCTCATCGACGTGGAGTCTGACTTCGCGGAGGAGGCTGTCTCCGAGAAGGGCGCGAAGGGGTTGATGCAGATCAAACCCAGCACGCTCCACTTCCTGGCGGAGAAGGCCGGGCTGCGGCTGTCCCGCGAGGAAGTGACGGCGGACACCGCCCTGTGTGTCCGGCTGGGCATCCGCTACCTGCGCTCGCTCCAGGACCGCTTCGGTGGGGACCTGGAGCTGGCGCTGATGGCCTACAACGCCGGGCCCACCCGCATTCGCAACGCCATCAAGCAGGGGGAGCTGGAGCGGTTCCGGCGGTACCCTCGGGCCGTGCGGCGCGACTTCCGCAGGTTCAGGGAAGGGCATGGCCTGGGCGGGGACTGGGCACTGGCCCAGCGCGAGGCCCCCGGCGCCGACGTCGAACCCACCCCCTGA
- the tgl gene encoding social motility TPR repeat lipoprotein Tgl, whose product MLRLASASCSLALLLALSGCAHVPSEKERRLAEIHYDLAITAQQDGHIQDAVRELGVALKNDPDYPEANNAMGVLMHLVFQRHNEAAEHYQRALKVRPNFSEARTNLANVHLDQGNYDEAIKLYELVLNDMTYLTPYIAQGNLGWALYKKGETERGVGSLKAAVTTNPGFCMGYRNLGIIFDETGRTEDSCRQLTRFRETCPEVAEAYMREGVCLAKLGQADAAKQSFAVCETKAKPAEQGIKDDCRRLLEKL is encoded by the coding sequence ATGCTCCGGCTTGCCTCCGCGTCCTGTTCCCTCGCGCTCCTCCTGGCGCTCTCCGGCTGTGCCCATGTCCCTTCGGAGAAGGAGCGCCGTCTCGCGGAGATTCATTACGACCTGGCCATCACCGCCCAGCAGGACGGGCACATCCAGGACGCGGTTCGCGAGCTGGGCGTCGCGCTGAAGAACGACCCGGACTACCCCGAGGCCAACAACGCGATGGGCGTGCTGATGCACCTGGTCTTCCAGCGGCACAACGAGGCGGCCGAGCACTACCAGCGCGCGCTGAAGGTCCGGCCCAACTTCTCGGAGGCCCGCACCAACCTGGCCAACGTGCACCTGGACCAGGGGAACTACGACGAGGCCATCAAGCTCTACGAGCTGGTCCTCAACGACATGACCTACCTGACGCCCTACATCGCGCAGGGCAACCTGGGCTGGGCGCTCTACAAGAAGGGGGAGACGGAGCGCGGGGTGGGCAGCCTGAAGGCGGCGGTGACGACGAACCCGGGCTTCTGCATGGGTTACCGCAACCTGGGCATCATCTTCGACGAGACGGGCCGCACCGAGGACTCGTGCCGGCAGCTCACCCGCTTCCGGGAGACGTGCCCCGAGGTGGCCGAGGCGTACATGCGCGAAGGCGTGTGTCTGGCCAAGCTGGGCCAGGCGGATGCCGCCAAGCAGTCCTTCGCGGTGTGCGAGACGAAGGCCAAGCCCGCCGAGCAGGGAATCAAGGACGACTGCCGAAGGCTGCTCGAAAAGCTCTAG